The segment ATCGACCTGAACGGTCAGCGCGGCATCAAATTCGACCAGGACCTGGTGTTCGGTCACGGCGATCTGGCCAACGCATTTGCGTTGGTCGATCTGCTCGAACATGGCGGCCCCGGCGGCGGCCCGGCCTATGATGGGCCGCGGCACTTCGACTACAAGCCCAGTCGCACCGAGGACGCCGACGGGGTGTGGGCATCGGCGGCGGCCAATATGCGGATGTACCTGTTGCTGCGCCAGCGCGCCGCGGCGTTCCGCGCCGACCCGGCGGTGCAGGCGGCGATGGCGGCGGCCAAGGTATCCGAGCTGCGCGAACCCACTCTGGCGGCCGGCGAGACCTACGCCGACCTGCTGGCGGACCCGTCCGCCTACGAACAGTTCGACACCGGTGCCTATTTCGGTGGAAAGGGTTGCGGTTTCGTGGCTCTCAACCAATTGGCGATCGAGCACCTGATGGGCGCGCGGTGATGCGGCGGCGAGGCGAATATCGGCGATACCGTCTTGCACGTGACCTGAATCACCGATTATGTAATCACAGACAACAAATCCACGCCCCTTGGGAGGGATCCTCGTGAAACGAATCAGCACCGTGCTCGTCGCGGCCGTCGTCGGCGCCGGTCTGACGCTGAGCGCTTGCGGATCGGATTCCGGTTCGAGTTCGGAGTCGACGGGCTCGGCGTCGGGCAAGATCGGCGTGATCCTGCCGGACACCAAATCGTCGGTGCGCTGGGAGACCAAGGACCGTCCGGCGCTGGAAGCGGCGTTCAAGGCGGCCGGGGTCGACTACACCATCCAGAACGCGGAAGGATCCGCCGACACGATGGCCACCATCGCCGACGGCATGATCGCCGATGGTGTCACCGTGCTGGCGATCGTCAACCTCGACTCCGACAGTGGCGCCTCGATCCAGCAGAAGGCCGCCACCCAGGGCGTGAAGACCATCGACTACGACCGCCTCACCCTGGGCGGTTCCGCCGATGTCTACGTGTCGTTCGACAACACCACAGTCGGTGAGCTCCAGGGGCAGGGGCTCGTCGACTGCCTCGGCGGGAAACCAGCGAACGTGGTGTTCCTCAACGGTTCTCCCACCGACAACAATGCGACATTGTTCAGCGCCGGGGCCCATTCGGCGATCGATGCGACGCCGACCATCACGGTCGTCGGCGAGCAGGCGGTGCCGGACTGGGACACCGACGCGGCGGTCACCATCTTCGAGCAGCTCTATACCGCGGCCGACGGACGCGTGGACGGGGTTTACGCGGCCAACGACGGTCTGGCCGGCTCGGTCATCTCGATCCTGGAGAAGAATCGGCGCGCCGGCCAGGTCCCGGTCACCGGCCAGGATGCCACCGTCGAGGGCCTGCAGAACATCCTCGCCGGAACGCAGTGCATGACCGTCTACAAGTCGGCGACCGAGGAGGCCAACGCGCTTGCCGAAGTGGCGATCGCGCTCGCCAACGGCGAGCAACCGAAGACCACCAGCACCTCGCGCGACGATACGGGCAACCGCGACGTCCCGTCGGTGCTGCTGACACCGAAGTCGATCACCAAGGACACCGTGGGCGTGGTCTTCGAAGACGGCGGTCAGTCCAGAGACGAGGTGTGCGCGGGACAGTTCGCACCCATGTGCGCGGCCGCGGGGACCTGAGCGCCGATGCCGCCTACCGTGCCCTCGACCGAGCCGATACTCGAATTACGAGGTGTCAACAAGAGTTTCGGTGTCGTCCACGTGCTCCACGACGTCGACTTCCGCGTCTACCCCGGTCAGGTGACGGCCCTGGTCGGCGATAACGGCGCCGGGAAGTCGACCTTGGTCAAGGCGATCGCGGGGATCCACCCCGTCGACACCGGCAGCTATGTGTTCGAGGGACGGCCGGTGACGGTGCACGGTCCGAACGAGGTTGCGGCCCTCGGAGTCGAGGTCGTCTACCAGGACCTGGCGCTGTGCGACA is part of the Mycobacterium adipatum genome and harbors:
- a CDS encoding sugar ABC transporter substrate-binding protein, translated to MKRISTVLVAAVVGAGLTLSACGSDSGSSSESTGSASGKIGVILPDTKSSVRWETKDRPALEAAFKAAGVDYTIQNAEGSADTMATIADGMIADGVTVLAIVNLDSDSGASIQQKAATQGVKTIDYDRLTLGGSADVYVSFDNTTVGELQGQGLVDCLGGKPANVVFLNGSPTDNNATLFSAGAHSAIDATPTITVVGEQAVPDWDTDAAVTIFEQLYTAADGRVDGVYAANDGLAGSVISILEKNRRAGQVPVTGQDATVEGLQNILAGTQCMTVYKSATEEANALAEVAIALANGEQPKTTSTSRDDTGNRDVPSVLLTPKSITKDTVGVVFEDGGQSRDEVCAGQFAPMCAAAGT